One part of the Desulfonema ishimotonii genome encodes these proteins:
- a CDS encoding acyl-CoA dehydrogenase family protein — protein MEFELTKEQQRIQQSVREFVKKEFQKDLITELEEKHEYPVDIWKKAAELGFIGIHFPEKYSGMGYGVMENILVAEELCRGDSSVGACMILADFASEIVLHFGNEEQKSTWLPKVAEGEVLSCGAFTEPDHGSDITRMDTEAVKDGDDWVINGSKIFITNGGPLAGFYSVLCQTSPDVQPGHRGMSLILVEADRPGVSATSVGTKMGIRTMHTAEVVFKDVRVPVANLIGEENRGFYQVLEFFDESRILIAAQGLGTAQGAFDRALDYIKSREQFGKKIAQFQVNQHKIADMATKIEQARLLVYKAAWNFDQGRIDPKLTSMAKMVAGRCAVEVCDEAIQLLGGYGYMLEYEVERFARDAKICELYEGTKEIQKNTIASALLGKLK, from the coding sequence ATGGAGTTTGAACTGACCAAAGAGCAGCAGAGAATTCAGCAATCCGTAAGAGAGTTTGTAAAAAAGGAATTTCAGAAAGACCTGATCACGGAGCTTGAGGAAAAGCACGAATATCCGGTGGACATATGGAAAAAAGCTGCCGAACTGGGCTTTATCGGCATTCATTTCCCGGAGAAATATTCGGGCATGGGCTACGGCGTTATGGAGAACATCCTGGTGGCCGAGGAGCTGTGCCGGGGCGATTCTTCGGTCGGCGCCTGTATGATTCTCGCGGATTTCGCATCCGAAATCGTTCTCCACTTCGGCAACGAAGAGCAGAAATCGACATGGCTGCCCAAAGTGGCCGAGGGGGAAGTGCTGTCCTGCGGCGCGTTCACGGAGCCGGACCACGGTTCGGACATCACCCGCATGGACACGGAGGCCGTGAAAGACGGTGACGACTGGGTCATCAACGGCAGCAAGATCTTTATCACCAACGGCGGACCTCTGGCCGGTTTCTACAGCGTACTCTGCCAGACCTCCCCGGACGTCCAGCCGGGCCACCGCGGCATGAGCCTGATTCTCGTGGAAGCCGACCGCCCCGGCGTCTCCGCCACCAGCGTGGGCACCAAGATGGGCATCCGTACCATGCACACGGCAGAGGTGGTCTTCAAAGATGTCCGCGTACCGGTGGCAAACCTCATTGGCGAGGAAAACAGGGGCTTCTATCAGGTTCTTGAATTCTTTGACGAGAGCCGCATCCTTATCGCGGCCCAGGGGCTGGGAACCGCCCAGGGGGCCTTTGACCGCGCCCTCGATTACATCAAATCCCGGGAGCAGTTCGGCAAAAAGATCGCCCAGTTCCAGGTCAACCAGCACAAGATCGCCGATATGGCCACCAAGATCGAACAGGCCCGCCTGCTGGTGTACAAGGCCGCGTGGAATTTCGACCAGGGCCGCATCGACCCCAAACTGACCTCCATGGCCAAAATGGTCGCGGGCCGGTGTGCCGTCGAAGTCTGCGACGAGGCGATCCAGCTGCTGGGCGGCTATGGCTACATGCTGGAGTATGAGGTGGAGCGCTTTGCCCGTGACGCCAAGATCTGCGAACTCTATGAGGGGACCAAGGAGATCCAGAAGAACACCATCGCCAGCGCCCTGCTCGGCAAACTGAAATAA